GCCCAAATAAAAGAATCCATTTCACCACTACTGCCAAAActctgaaaataacaagtgagttttgatttctgctttagGATTTGGGTGTAGGAGCAGAGTGAGGCAAATGAGCAAACCACGGTGCAAAAGTTAAAGAGGCACTAACTCTCTGGACTATACAAGTGTAGGATGCctgctccttcccttccttggATTGATCACTGGAAGTGGGAAGGAGCTGGATATTCCCCAGTTGTCCCTCCAGTTTCACTCTCTAGCCTCCTCTACCTTACTCTGAACCCTGGGAGACCAAAATGGCCACAGCTCAATGagctccctctttccttccagttGAGAGATTCAGGCAGAACAAAGGATGGAAGAGATTGAAATCAGGGTGTTCATTTCTGTGGCTCCATCTTGCTTTGTCCACATGAGGTGAGTGAGAAGGTCACACTCTCCATCTGCTTTCTCTGCAGTGTTCAGGAACCCTTCCTTCCCCTTGGCCATTCAGACTTAGATGTAATAAAATGCTTTTGACTGTCATTATGTCCAATCCTGCTCAAGCCATTTTCATAGTCCCTTATTTAAATTCTCCTCAATCCTACCATTTGAATTTGCTATCTATTTACTTCCAGGCCTTGAATTATTCAAGGAAAATTTATTCCCTTGAGGGGATACCTCATTTCCTTTCCAGAGGGATAGTTCTTACCCCAAGCTAAATGTGTTAATCACAATTCCTAATTCTGTCTTGAAAAAATGAAGCAGAAGATACTGTGTTAGTTAAAATTAAGTtttgtaagggcaagtcccaagatgaagggctcggcctactaagctggtggtccccaatgcatGCAAGGATATTAGGAATTCCCTAGCTGGGGAagtttgatatttccacattatcccacagtccctcaaggagtctttgtaaatactttttattctctgcctgaattactCTGGGTTGTTTCAGGGCTTCATAATAACCGGTAcaaacaacaaggtctcactccctagtcaagtttcCATATAATTAcagcatttgagtaaactgaccacacaagttaaattatatagtatgctaaggaaaatatagattttgcaccatatactcatctcttcctttgatcccatgcagaagtcaaagttttaaaacatgttattatcatcctctaccctttagtcttatCTATCCCAATCTCAATGAAGTCcttttcatttatatctccaatcaaagtccaATCTCCTTTTCAGACTCTTTAGCAGTTGATTCATTGGGCAATGCTGAGATTCACAGCTGCTGAAATCTGGCTCTGAGTACCAGGTGCCACATAGACACCTGAAGCCCCAGGGACTGATTACGTCACACACAAACCACTCAGAATCtcaaattttataaataactattacaactcatgaataaacaTGCTTACCATataagcttacaatctaggaacctttatataagcctttgccttataacccatgctcccagattcaattctcagagtttgtagaTTGTTATTcatctatattagtgaggcattttaatgtttgacttttcatttctggtttatttcactcaacctactgtcctcatggtctATTTACTTTGTTGCACACATCTTAACtgcattctttcttgctgctccctcatgcaaaaacattcttagatTTGTACATTTAAGCACACatattgaccactctaagtttcactaagttatacagtctcagtctttatcttctatcttcccttctggtgtcatacagagccctaaccttcctcttgcaATCATATTcccagtcatcttttttcagtgtgcttacaatattgtgctaccatcacagagtattgtgctatccatttctagatctacacaatcaatcctctagaacattctatacaccttcaacatcaaatgtccaatctctaccctctttctatctcctgatatcttcatgcctacactcttctccaaacctctcactcttgtcttcctatctgtctgtagcactccctttagtatttcctgaggAGGAGGTCTGTTGTTCATGAACTCTTTCAGTGACTgtttatgtgtaaatattttaaactctccctcatttttgaaggacagttttgctggatataggatttttggttggcagtttttctctttcattatcttgaatatatcataccactgccttctcccctccacttagtcttattgagtttcccctgtatgtgatggatcacttttctcttgctgctttcagaatttttcatctttgacatttgaaaatctggttAGTAAgagtcttggagtaagtctatttggataaattctgtttggggtactctgtgcttcttgggcctataattttatgtctttcataagagttgggaaattttcattgattatttcctctattatcccTTCTGccactcttcccttctcttctccttctgggacacctataacatgtatatttgtgcacttcatgttgtcctttaGTTCCCTGAAacagtgctcatatttttccattctttcccaatttgttcctctgtttgcaggatttcagatatactgtcctccatctcactgattctttcttctgcctctccaagtctgctgttgtatgtcaccattgggtttttcatctcttctattgtgactttcattcctttttgtccTTTATGCCTTTTGTCATATTCTCTTTCATGTCATtaattcagtttaaaatatttgtttgaatatctgaaataagttgtttcaactcctgaatctcatttgaaatgttattttcttcctttgaatgggccatgccttcccatttcctgatgtggctcatgattttctgctgtcttggCATGTGGTTTTCTTGACTGGTTTcttctggagtttgttttctctcttttgcctaaggtatTCTTGTTGATTGActctgatctctatcttttctttgtttctttccctggccagttgtcagatagGCTTTGCCCTGCCCCCCCATCTTCTCCCTAAAGTCAGGCACCCaccgtggcctgccacagggttggaggtaggcactgggtaccccagcaagttcactgtgtgtggtaatatacatctgctggcttccagtggtgctctgttttccactggctagcaagaccAGGGTTTGTTTTGGGGCTGTGCTTTAACAGTTGAGTCTTCCCTATTTCTAGCCAAGACAGGGCCCAGTTTCCATACAGCATATATAGACCAGCTCCTATGTTCCTAAGAAagtgtcctttcactttcaggaCTGCCCAGCAGACTGTTctgtaacttaatcatcctcagaggctgttcTGCCTTGGAGCACAGAGCACAGCCTGGGAGAAACTGTGGGACCCCTATGCCCTCACTTGAAGTGAATCCAAGTCAGCACTCCAGctatccccaaggcaaggaaatggctacCAGCTGCCGCCTCTCTGTGGCAAAGTATGCCTTCAGCTGATCCAGCACTCCAGCTgtttccaaggcaaggaaacggcaGCTGCCTCTTGCTGCCTCTCTTGAGGTagagggaagggctttcagacccagagcTGGGAATGTGCCTCTGTCTGCATTGTCTCAGTCTCTTGCCCTTCAGTGATCTGAGCCTTGAAATGGCCTCCCCTGTCCAcagggtcttcaaacagtgagggtatttttcactgctgtgaggttttaaaatctgtgtcccaggtgggaggggtcctgtctgttgcttctgtgcctttcctgcatggagaccaagtgaggggaggggagatgaTCAGCTGATCTGGGATGGGAAATTCCTAcctggtatttcttttctttcttcagttcggCATCTGCAGGGTCTTACTCCAGTATATATCCTCCTTCAGAGTtctaaataattcagaattgtcctttattgtggaatctctggagagaatttttcagtagctgtttacgttgccatgttgatgatatcacccATCTTCCTCTTTTTAAACAGAAAGCTGGAATCACAAGTTTTATTTCATCTTAAGATTTCAGTTATGGGTAACTGGCCAGAGTTGAGAATCCCATTTCTCCCATTATCTATATATCTTTTCACTGAGCTTCCTGGAAAATATCAGCATTAAGTAAAAGTCACTTCATTAAATTCATTGCATCAGCCCATATACCCACAAATCTCCAGGACACAGAACCTGGAATACAGACAATAAAAGAGatatatgcaattttttttacACTGGATCTTAGTCCTTGCAGCATTGAGTAATCAGTAAATCTATTCAGTGACTTGATTGCAAATAAGCCTAAATTTCATCATTGTAATGGAGACAGAAATAGAAGTTAGAGTGCCAAAATATCAGATATTACTGTAAGATGTGACACAAACTTTGAATAACAACTTCCATCATAATTCCCACTGAACTATAGATGTACAGATTATATTATCAGATTAGGAAGCCAATGATACTCAGGGATCACACTTCACTTTCCATCCTATTTCATGATTTAAATCATATTCCCCTCCCTAGACCATGACTTATGGAATTATAGCAATGACCAAAAACATATTAGATGATTAGCACTGAGAGAATCTTAGGCAAACCTTAACTATTGAAGACAGGTCTTTCCAGGAAGCACAAACAGTCCAATTGTATAACTGTATTCTGTCAAAAGGTACATCCCGTCTGTTCATCCTCATCTGGTCACAAACACAGAATAATCAACAATAACTCCCATGTCTGGATTATGGTGCATCAGAATATTTAGGTGAGAAGGTTTCTGGACTCCTAGGGGACTCTGGAATTACCAACCCATAGATAAAGACACATGAGATTGAAAGGGCCCTAATCTCAGAAGCAAAAATATTCTATACCTTCTGTTTCACAATAAATAGGCTTAGATTAACAAGTAAAGTGGCTACCCCAGAAGCACGGTGAACACGAACCTCCAAGATATGAACATAAGGTATTTCAGTGGCACTGCTTCAGCTTTTGGTCCATAATGACATATTAGCTAATGGAAATTATGTCCTTATACATGCaaagttaaattttattaatttccgTTTGTGTACCTATTTTCATGGGTTATGTTGATTGGTTCTGACTTGCCAAATATATCACTTATCTCACAATCTGTGACCTTAGCAgtgccctctcttttttttcaacCTCATCAAGGCATCTTTAATCTCTCTGTTCCTCAGGCTGTAAATCACTGGATTCAACATGGGAATGAACACATTATAAAAGACTGAGGCAAATCTATCTAAGCTGGAGGAACCACCAGAGCTGGAGCTCAAATAGACATAGACAACTGATGTATAGAACAGGGAAACAGTGGTCATGTGAGAAGCACAGGTGTTGAAAGCCTTGGATCTGCCTTTAGCTGAAGTGATCTTCATAATGGAGATGACAATATAACCATAGGATAGCATGATGATTACAGCATTTGCTATCCCATAGGTCACTGTTAATATAGCAAGAATAACTTTCACAAAGAAAGTGTCAGTGCAGGACAAGTTCAACAACTGAGGCatgtcacagaagaagtggttgaTAACATTAGGCCCACAGAAGTGTAGCTGAAGCAAGGCATACAGTTGGGATAAAGAACCAAAGATTCCAGCCATATAGGTTCCCAGTGCCATCTGACCACAGAGGCTGGGAGACATGATGGATGAATAGAGCAGTGGTTTACAAATGGCAGCATATCGGTCATAAGCCATGGCTGTCAGGAGACAAGAATCACTCAGACCCGTGGTTGAAAAGATGAAGTATTGGACAATGCAGCCCCAATAGGTGATTGTTTGCTGCTTCTGAAAGAAGTTGGAGAGCATCTTTGGGACCGTGGAAGTAACATAGCAGATATCTATGAACGACAGGTtactgaggaagaagtacatgggtgtgtggaggtgggaatcCATCCTTATTAAGATGATGAGGCACAGGTTCCAGGTCACAGTTGTAATGTAGATCAGCAGGAATATAACAAAGAGCACTGCTAAGATCCTGGGAAAATCTGAGAATCCCAAGAGGATGAAGTGGGTGATCTCTGTAATATTTCCTCCTATAGTCATTGCCTCGGTGCTTCTGAAATCAGAAAGAAGGCAAGGGAACAATTGCTGAGCCAGGAGAAATGATGTCATTATTACCTTCATATGTGTGATTCTTTTCCTCCAAAGATCACTTGAAAATAAATACTTAGATACCCTTCTGGTGAAAACAATCCATCTTTTCACCTCAAAGTAGTTAAAAAGTTGCTATTCAGTGTTGAAGTGCCAATTAATTTATGTGCTCTCATGAGAATCACTACTGATATATAAAAATTTGAGTGATAGCTCTAAAAACTGTAATATGAGATATGTTATGATTATTAAATATAGAGATCAACAGTTATATTAATAGTTCTTTAATGTCCTCTATTAATTCAATATAtaactattattttataatagtAAAAGTTTAAGTGGCATCTTTctagaattattttgaaatagactttctgcTCTATATtgaaaatgagattttttaaaatatattttttaattaactttttttttaaattaactaaaacattaaaaaaaaacaaacaataaaaaacatttcaaataaaccttaacaggggagtaagaaaagacaactaacctaaaataactactttacttccaacatgttcctattctaccccaagaaaataccctaatatagcaacatttctgtgaacttgttcctaccatacccatcagaaattaacaaaccatattcattcctgggcatccccagaacgttaaatttacccatgacagcttatctgttcttattgggttattgttctcccttcattaattttacttttaagcACTGTTGCGCCTTTTCATGACACTTTACAACATATGCCTCATAATACATAATATGTGTAAAACATTGTATATGTATTAAACATATACTATATTCAACATCTACAAACTGGACTGAAAAATAACATCAAAATTTCAATTTTGATAAATTTGGTAGGATAGTAGCTTACATACCCAATAAATTTATGGAATAAGTTCTCTATGAAAACTTTCATTTTAAGCATCCTATAGTTGGGTGAGTTCAGTTCAATATAGACCTGAGCTATTTTCTCAATGTTAGGGTATTTTGGAAACAGCTTAGTATTGTGGTTAAGGGTTTGGGCTTTGAAGTTTGGGTTTGgatatgattttgtttttatgaatatGTCCCAGTGCCTTAAACACACTAAATCCAGATTAATTCCTACTAAGGTAAGAGCTCATGAACTTCAAGGTTATGGGAGAGTTATAAGAGGAAATGATTCAAGTGCTCAAAACAGTTCAATACATCATAACTGTTCACTTGTAGTTGGCTATAATTATCACTGGTTGCTTCAAGATGCCCACATGACTCATAATTCCTACTGTTGATAGGAATTTTAGTCATTCCTGAGTTTAATGGATTACTTTTTGAAAACTCCTGAGACATCATCATCCCTGTAGACAGTTTGGTGTTGCTTCCAGGCAGGTGTAGATTTGGACCCAGTGTTCTTGCAAGACAAAACACCTAGCATAATGAAGCATTTGCTATTCAGTTTGATTGAGTTCAGGTAAATGGGGTCAATGAATGAAAAACATCAAGCTATGATAGGCACTGAGATACATAAAAGGTCGAAGATAAGATTCATTTCCCAAATAGTAAAGAGTATAATTcttactttttgtatatatggtcACCATGGTTTGGTCACTAAGAGAATCATAATAGATAATACCTGTTGGTCTTGATCCATTCAAAACTCTCATTTCTTGGCAAAAagtcaagatttttttcttaaaaaattcatAATTATGGGGGAGTTGAATTTTTAGGTATTCAAAAGATtatttctgcaaacctacaattGCTCTGACAATACATGTATTCTTAAAAGTATTATAAATTTGaataactcatttttattttaagaatagatGTTAGAACATTTAGAGAATTAATGAATAATTTCTAGATTTGGCAATAATTTAACATACAATATTATTGACTTACATTGGAGGAAATAGCATAAACTCTTTCATTATTGGTGGGAGACCTGGCTTACTatggatgagagaaaaaaatagatgtgcATTTATATAATCTCTGGGTGGGAAAGTTATTTCTGATGTATAATTCCAGAAAGACaaacttttaaagaagaaaatgctatAACAATTTACACCTTGGTAACGACATAAAAAAAGCTtatagaaaacatttgaaatataattGATGAACTGGAATAAAACAcgtaaaaatttaaaagacaatatGGAGTTGCCTTTAGTATGTAAAAAAtcatgtaattaaaaaataatcagagaaCTTTCAGGgagatggtggaataggagaggcagggcaaaCTTCTCCACCATGGaacaactagagaaaaggcagaaaatggtTCCAGGGTATGAGTGGCCAAAGAGGAACTTCTACATTATACTGAgaggacctggatgaaaaagctGGGAATTTATGACTGATAGGACTGGGTGAGTTTACTCAATTGTGAACACTGTTGGGACCAGCTGCTACATATTGGTTGCAGCAGTGAGGAAAGAATTATGCAATTCCACACTCCCATCTCTGCAACCAGCTGGGACATAACCTGTCTCAGCCCTGCAGCTGGGAGTTCCCATGTGGGAACTTTGGAATCAACAAAATTGTGTTAACCACACACTGAGACCTTACTGTGGCTCAAAGTGCTTACCTCCCAGCCCTGAGACAAGATCCTGCAGGTGCCTGATTTGAAGGGTGAGTGAGGGGGGCATCCCATCAAGAGAAAAGGTGGTGCATAGCTGAGCAGGAGCTGCTCTGGCAATTAGCAGGTGAGAGAGACATTCTATGTCCTGCTGCCTTTATTCCTTCTCCATGGAGGACTGTAGTGCCCAAGGCTTGCACTAGCAGAGAAGTAGGGACTAGGGAGAGAGCTTCACAGAAACACCAAGAGCCCCTCCATAACCACAGAGACCCACGGGTGTATGGTGGGCGGGGATCATGTAGGTTGCCCAAAAGCAGAGCCCTTTCAAGCTGGCTAAGGGTTGGGGAAGGTGAATACCTCAGCCCCACAGACTGAGGATAATACACTCAGAAGCCTGAAAATCATCAGACCCATCAAGATCTCAAGTGGCTTCTCTGCTAAGGTGCATAGTTCCCACCTCCCACACCCAGGGCTGGACTTTAATCTGGTCTGGAACCCACACAGCAGGCTGCCACATTCAGGGAAAAACAGACTTGAGAGGAAGTGGTGGCCCAAGAACTctatctgctgggaagacaggaaaAGTGCAGTCTGCCAAATTCCTGTTCTGACAAGTTCTCTACAGGTATCCAAATAGACGTGCATCTCCCACAAAAATGTTATCAAAATTGTGAAATGCAGAGAAATCA
This genomic stretch from Choloepus didactylus isolate mChoDid1 chromosome 6, mChoDid1.pri, whole genome shotgun sequence harbors:
- the LOC119538124 gene encoding olfactory receptor 5AN1-like, translating into MTIGGNITEITHFILLGFSDFPRILAVLFVIFLLIYITTVTWNLCLIILIRMDSHLHTPMYFFLSNLSFIDICYVTSTVPKMLSNFFQKQQTITYWGCIVQYFIFSTTGLSDSCLLTAMAYDRYAAICKPLLYSSIMSPSLCGQMALGTYMAGIFGSLSQLYALLQLHFCGPNVINHFFCDMPQLLNLSCTDTFFVKVILAILTVTYGIANAVIIMLSYGYIVISIMKITSAKGRSKAFNTCASHMTTVSLFYTSVVYVYLSSSSGGSSSLDRFASVFYNVFIPMLNPVIYSLRNREIKDALMRLKKKRGHC